Proteins co-encoded in one Oceanotoga teriensis genomic window:
- a CDS encoding alpha/beta fold hydrolase: MIKNINGIDLYYELKGNLESKETIVFFNGVMASTNSWNYQIPIFEKMNYKILLHDFKGQLKSEKPKGPYSFKEHAYESKLLMDELDIKKVHIIGTSYGGEVALRFAIDYPQYVKSISIIDSVSELDETLKYFLEGWKKLAANKNGKDFFYGMMPSIYSNTFIKNNLKILDKRAEALEKISKDYFEGQIELYNTFLNDVEMTKELSKIKCPSLIICGEEDILKPKKFSKIISDNISNSEYITIPDCGHVAIFEKYKELNSILLGFIIKNT; encoded by the coding sequence ATGATAAAAAATATCAATGGAATTGATTTATATTATGAATTAAAAGGAAATCTTGAAAGTAAAGAAACAATAGTTTTTTTTAATGGAGTAATGGCTTCAACAAATAGTTGGAACTATCAAATACCTATTTTTGAAAAAATGAATTACAAAATTTTATTACATGATTTTAAAGGTCAATTAAAATCTGAAAAACCTAAAGGACCTTATTCATTCAAAGAACATGCTTATGAATCAAAACTATTAATGGACGAATTAGACATAAAAAAAGTTCACATAATAGGAACTTCTTATGGTGGAGAAGTAGCTTTAAGATTTGCAATAGACTATCCCCAATATGTCAAAAGTATATCTATAATAGATTCAGTAAGTGAATTAGATGAAACTTTAAAATATTTTTTAGAAGGTTGGAAAAAATTAGCAGCTAATAAAAATGGAAAAGATTTCTTTTATGGTATGATGCCTTCTATTTATAGCAATACTTTTATAAAAAATAATTTAAAAATTCTTGATAAAAGAGCAGAAGCATTAGAAAAAATATCAAAAGATTATTTCGAAGGTCAGATAGAACTATATAATACATTCTTAAATGATGTTGAAATGACAAAAGAACTATCAAAAATAAAATGTCCATCACTTATAATATGTGGAGAAGAAGATATATTAAAACCTAAAAAATTCTCTAAAATAATTTCTGATAATATATCAAATTCAGAATATATTACAATTCCTGATTGTGGACATGTAGCAATATTTGAAAAATATAAAGAATTAAATTCAATTCTTCTTGGATTCATAATTAAAAATACTTGA
- a CDS encoding alpha/beta fold hydrolase → MFLENPGIYYEIDGNKDGTPLIFLNGIMMSTASWNELIPKFDKDLKIIRYDMRDQGKSSKLNNTYDIDIHVEDLKILLDHLQIQKVNILGVSYGSQVAQLFALKYPNRIEKMILPNSTDHVDNYLSSIGNAWKVAASLNDGEKFFDISLPYIYSPKFYNENMEWLMNRRKMFKDSLTKSWFESFTRLASSNETFNIKNKIHLIDHKILLIAGEKDIITPPENIKDMHSKMKNSEYIELKDTGHALFFETMSEFCDLINKFMK, encoded by the coding sequence ATGTTTTTAGAAAATCCAGGGATATACTATGAAATTGATGGAAACAAAGATGGAACTCCTTTAATATTTTTAAATGGAATAATGATGAGTACTGCAAGTTGGAATGAATTAATTCCAAAATTTGATAAAGATTTAAAAATAATTAGATATGATATGAGAGATCAAGGTAAATCATCAAAATTAAACAATACTTATGATATCGATATTCATGTAGAAGACTTAAAGATATTACTCGACCATCTGCAAATACAAAAAGTAAATATACTTGGTGTTTCTTATGGTTCACAAGTAGCTCAATTATTTGCATTAAAATATCCTAATAGAATAGAAAAAATGATCCTTCCAAATTCAACAGATCATGTAGATAATTATTTATCTTCTATTGGAAATGCTTGGAAAGTTGCAGCTTCTTTAAATGATGGAGAAAAATTTTTTGATATATCTTTACCTTATATATATTCACCCAAATTCTATAATGAAAATATGGAATGGTTAATGAACAGAAGAAAAATGTTTAAAGATTCTTTAACTAAAAGTTGGTTTGAATCTTTTACTCGCCTTGCTTCTTCTAATGAAACTTTTAATATTAAAAATAAAATTCATTTAATAGATCATAAAATATTATTAATAGCAGGAGAAAAAGATATAATAACTCCACCAGAAAATATAAAAGATATGCATTCTAAAATGAAAAATTCTGAATATATAGAACTAAAAGATACTGGTCATGCTTTATTTTTTGAAACAATGTCAGAGTTCTGCGACTTAATAAATAAATTTATGAAATAA
- a CDS encoding MurR/RpiR family transcriptional regulator, producing the protein MIKTYIKGIFNTLSEKEKEIANFILNNSEEILNCTISEFAKKAKTSDSTVYRFIRKIGFLGYHDFKLSLVKELSSEVPDSVSNDLPEELVSVINKNIHLIDETLSIIDYKKLMETVDKISIADRLFFVGVGSSAFICDYASKKFNVLGKTAIYYSDLHTFNSLIPIINEDDLVIFISHTGVTKDVVSLAKAVHDYNVTTISISSGIESDLAKNTDILLSTSFAKDDSKIEFLSSRISEFMVIEILINSYYNKIERNSPKELEKILSKINAKRFL; encoded by the coding sequence ATGATAAAAACTTATATTAAGGGTATATTTAATACTTTGTCTGAAAAAGAGAAAGAAATTGCAAATTTTATATTGAATAACTCTGAAGAGATATTAAATTGTACTATTTCAGAGTTTGCCAAGAAAGCTAAAACCAGTGATTCAACTGTTTATAGGTTTATTAGAAAAATAGGTTTTTTGGGTTATCATGATTTTAAATTATCTTTAGTAAAAGAGTTATCTTCCGAAGTCCCTGACTCAGTTTCAAATGATTTGCCAGAGGAACTTGTTAGTGTTATTAATAAAAATATTCATCTTATAGATGAGACTTTATCTATTATAGATTATAAAAAATTAATGGAAACTGTAGATAAAATTTCCATTGCTGATAGGTTGTTCTTTGTTGGGGTTGGTAGTTCAGCTTTTATTTGTGACTATGCATCAAAAAAATTTAATGTTCTTGGTAAAACAGCAATTTATTATTCTGACTTACATACTTTTAATTCATTAATTCCAATAATTAATGAAGATGATCTTGTTATATTTATAAGTCATACTGGAGTTACTAAAGATGTTGTATCACTTGCAAAAGCTGTTCATGATTATAATGTTACTACTATTTCTATAAGTTCAGGAATTGAATCTGATTTGGCAAAAAATACAGATATACTTTTGAGTACTTCTTTTGCTAAGGATGATTCTAAAATTGAATTCTTGAGTTCAAGAATAAGTGAATTTATGGTAATTGAAATATTAATTAATTCTTATTATAATAAAATAGAGAGAAATTCTCCAAAAGAACTTGAAAAAATTCTTTCTAAAATAAATGCAAAAAGGTTTTTATGA
- the glgX gene encoding glycogen debranching protein GlgX, with product MIDFIVKRGYPTPGATVDSEGVNFSIFTRNGTKVTLELYENFYDEEPIFKYDLQKIKNKTGDVWHIYVKGAKHNMFYGWRIDGVYDPESGHRFNYNKLLIDPYARAISSTLDFSDDYIYGYSKDSKYKDLSFSKKNSAISNCKSIIIDESIYDWGEDRKPDIKMRDTIIYEMHVRLFTINANSEVDNRGTFDGIIQKLKHLKELGITSIELMPVFEFSPNSNTNINPLNGEALKDIWGYNPLSFFAVSGNYSYGVKLGEQVFQFKDFVKILHKNNFEIILDVVYNHTGEGSELGPTLSFRGVDNSIYYILDNNRRFYANYSGTGNTLNCSHSVVKQMILDSLRYWVTEMHVDGFRFDLAAILGRDSKGNWIGDLSLLKDIADDPILSGTKLIAEGWDAAGGYYVGEFPTGWAEWNGKFRDTVRRFVRGDNGQVGDLATRIAGSPDLFQKSGRHPWSSVNFITAHDGFTLWDLVSYNRKHNHMNGENNMDGANDNYSYNHGVEGYTDDLNIISLRKQQIKNFIVILMLSQGVPMILMGDEFCRTQYGNNNTYCQDNNISWVDWSFKDKNYDIFDFYRKMIKFRKNYSSLRRKHFFTGKDLKGDGFADITWHGIEPYKPDFGFYSHSLAFMINGEEYISKDGNINDDIYVALNSYNEPLKFTLPRLNNKNWYLIVDTSRSHPNDFLVSPEYIENDYTLQPNSSVIMIGK from the coding sequence ATGATAGATTTTATTGTAAAAAGAGGGTACCCAACACCTGGGGCTACTGTTGATTCTGAAGGCGTTAATTTTTCTATTTTTACAAGAAATGGGACTAAGGTTACATTAGAATTGTATGAGAATTTTTATGATGAAGAGCCAATTTTTAAATATGATTTACAAAAAATTAAAAATAAAACTGGTGATGTATGGCATATTTATGTTAAAGGTGCAAAACATAATATGTTTTATGGTTGGAGAATAGATGGTGTTTATGATCCTGAAAGTGGACATAGATTTAATTATAATAAGTTACTTATAGATCCTTATGCAAGAGCTATTTCATCTACTTTAGATTTTAGTGATGATTATATTTATGGATATTCTAAAGATTCAAAATATAAAGATTTATCTTTTTCTAAAAAGAATTCTGCTATTTCTAATTGTAAAAGTATTATCATCGATGAATCTATTTATGATTGGGGAGAAGATAGAAAACCAGATATAAAAATGAGAGATACTATAATTTATGAAATGCATGTAAGATTGTTTACTATTAATGCAAATTCTGAGGTTGATAATAGGGGAACTTTTGATGGTATTATTCAAAAACTCAAACATCTCAAAGAACTTGGGATTACATCTATAGAACTTATGCCTGTTTTTGAATTTAGTCCTAATTCTAATACAAATATTAATCCACTTAATGGGGAAGCACTTAAAGATATTTGGGGCTATAATCCTTTAAGTTTTTTTGCGGTTTCTGGTAATTATTCTTATGGTGTTAAACTTGGAGAACAAGTTTTTCAATTTAAAGATTTTGTTAAAATATTGCATAAAAATAATTTTGAGATTATTTTAGATGTTGTTTATAATCATACAGGTGAGGGAAGCGAACTCGGACCTACTTTATCTTTTAGAGGTGTAGACAATTCTATTTATTATATATTAGATAATAATAGAAGATTTTATGCAAATTATTCTGGTACTGGAAATACTTTGAATTGCTCACATTCTGTTGTTAAACAAATGATATTAGATTCTTTAAGATATTGGGTTACAGAAATGCATGTTGATGGTTTTAGATTTGATCTTGCAGCTATACTTGGAAGAGATTCTAAAGGTAATTGGATTGGAGATTTATCTTTGTTAAAAGATATAGCAGATGATCCTATTTTATCTGGAACTAAGCTTATAGCTGAGGGATGGGATGCTGCTGGAGGATATTATGTTGGAGAATTTCCAACTGGTTGGGCAGAATGGAATGGAAAGTTTAGAGATACTGTTAGACGTTTTGTTAGAGGAGATAATGGTCAGGTTGGAGATTTGGCAACAAGAATAGCTGGTAGTCCAGACTTATTTCAAAAATCTGGTAGACATCCATGGAGTTCTGTAAATTTTATAACTGCTCATGATGGGTTTACTTTATGGGATCTTGTTTCTTATAATAGAAAACATAATCATATGAATGGTGAAAATAATATGGATGGTGCTAATGATAATTATTCTTATAATCATGGTGTTGAAGGTTATACAGATGATTTAAATATTATTTCTTTGAGAAAACAACAGATTAAAAATTTTATAGTTATTCTTATGCTTTCTCAAGGAGTTCCTATGATTTTAATGGGAGATGAATTTTGTAGAACTCAATATGGTAATAATAATACATATTGTCAAGATAATAATATAAGTTGGGTAGATTGGTCTTTTAAAGATAAAAATTATGATATTTTTGATTTTTATAGAAAAATGATAAAATTTAGAAAAAATTATAGTTCTTTAAGAAGAAAACATTTTTTTACGGGAAAAGATTTGAAAGGTGATGGTTTTGCAGATATTACTTGGCATGGAATTGAACCTTATAAACCAGATTTTGGTTTTTATTCACATTCTTTAGCTTTTATGATAAATGGTGAAGAATATATTTCAAAAGATGGTAATATTAATGATGATATATATGTTGCTCTTAATTCTTATAATGAGCCTTTAAAATTTACTTTGCCAAGATTAAATAATAAAAATTGGTATTTGATTGTAGATACTTCAAGATCTCATCCGAATGATTTTTTAGTTTCTCCGGAATACATTGAGAATGATTACACATTACAACCCAATAGTTCTGTTATAATGATAGGTAAGTAA
- a CDS encoding formate--tetrahydrofolate ligase: MLSDIEIAKNAKLKNIYEISERLEIPDDYINPYGKNIAKISHQYYDKIKDKKDGKLILVTAITPTPAGEGKTTTSIGLTMGLNKINKKSIVTLREPSLGPVMGIKGGAAGGGFAQVLPMEDINLHFTGDIHAITTAHNLISAVLDAHIKFDNELGIDPTEVFWKRAMDMNDRSLREIIIGTGGKANGVPREDGFIITAASEIMAVLCLSRNIEELKEKLSKIVIARGYDKKPITVGDLKIEGALALILKDAINPNLVQTIENTPAIIHGGPFANIAHGTNSIIATKMGLKMSDYVVTEGGFGADLGAEKYLDFVAQNYNLKPSTIVIVATIRALKYHGGMKLNELKNESLENLKKGIENLGVHIENMKKFNIPVVVAINKFYSDTDSEIEFVKNYAEDKDVFVSVNESFEKGSEGAVDLAQKVVNSCNKNNEEKMTFVYQNTDELEVKIEKIAREIYRAGNVEFSINARKKIKFLKKYGYDKLPVIIAKTQSSISDDKSKLGAPKGYEFTVRDFELSAGAGFVVALAGDIMRMPGLSKVPNAVNLNIDNSGNIEGLS; this comes from the coding sequence ATGTTAAGTGATATTGAAATTGCAAAAAATGCTAAATTAAAAAATATCTATGAAATATCTGAAAGGTTAGAGATACCTGATGATTATATTAATCCTTATGGAAAGAATATAGCAAAGATCTCACATCAGTATTATGATAAGATAAAAGATAAAAAAGATGGCAAATTAATATTAGTTACAGCAATTACCCCTACTCCAGCTGGAGAAGGTAAAACTACCACAAGTATAGGCTTAACAATGGGATTAAATAAAATAAACAAAAAGTCTATAGTTACTCTAAGGGAACCTTCTCTTGGGCCAGTAATGGGTATAAAAGGTGGAGCTGCTGGAGGAGGATTTGCACAAGTCTTACCTATGGAAGATATAAACTTACATTTTACGGGAGATATACATGCTATTACAACTGCTCATAATTTGATATCAGCAGTACTAGATGCACATATAAAATTTGATAATGAACTTGGAATAGATCCAACAGAAGTATTTTGGAAAAGAGCAATGGATATGAATGATAGATCTTTAAGAGAGATAATAATAGGTACGGGTGGAAAAGCCAATGGAGTTCCAAGAGAAGATGGTTTTATAATAACTGCAGCATCGGAAATAATGGCTGTACTATGTTTATCGAGAAATATAGAAGAATTAAAAGAAAAATTATCTAAAATAGTAATAGCAAGAGGATATGATAAAAAGCCAATAACAGTTGGAGATTTAAAAATAGAAGGTGCTCTCGCATTAATTTTAAAAGATGCGATAAATCCTAATTTAGTACAAACAATAGAAAATACACCTGCCATAATACATGGAGGTCCGTTTGCAAATATTGCACATGGTACAAATTCCATAATAGCAACCAAGATGGGTCTTAAAATGTCAGATTATGTAGTTACAGAAGGTGGATTTGGAGCTGATTTAGGGGCTGAGAAATATCTTGATTTTGTAGCACAAAATTATAATTTGAAACCTTCTACTATAGTTATAGTAGCTACGATAAGAGCTTTAAAATATCATGGTGGAATGAAATTAAATGAATTGAAAAATGAGTCATTAGAAAATCTAAAAAAAGGTATAGAAAATCTTGGAGTTCATATAGAAAATATGAAAAAATTTAATATACCAGTAGTTGTAGCAATTAATAAATTTTATAGTGATACAGATAGTGAAATTGAATTTGTAAAAAATTATGCTGAAGATAAAGATGTTTTTGTTTCTGTAAATGAATCATTTGAAAAGGGATCAGAAGGAGCTGTGGATCTTGCACAGAAAGTTGTAAATTCCTGTAATAAAAACAATGAAGAAAAGATGACGTTTGTATACCAAAATACTGATGAATTGGAAGTTAAAATAGAAAAAATAGCTAGAGAAATTTATAGAGCTGGAAATGTAGAGTTTTCTATTAATGCAAGAAAAAAGATAAAATTTTTAAAAAAATATGGATATGATAAACTTCCTGTAATCATTGCAAAAACACAATCTTCTATTTCTGATGATAAGAGCAAGTTAGGAGCACCGAAAGGATATGAATTTACTGTAAGAGATTTTGAACTTTCTGCTGGTGCTGGATTTGTTGTTGCTTTAGCTGGGGATATAATGCGTATGCCAGGACTCTCAAAAGTTCCAAATGCTGTTAATCTCAATATAGATAATTCTGGTAATATAGAAGGGTTATCTTAA
- a CDS encoding bifunctional 5,10-methylenetetrahydrofolate dehydrogenase/5,10-methenyltetrahydrofolate cyclohydrolase, producing MIIKIDKVLEKLEDEIDIIKSKLIKTPKMISISDNLTSATRSYLKSQKKIANKYGIDFSVIETDDIVKDLNKYNNDKNIDGIFVSRPLKNKNYQEIDIARLLNPNKDIEGLSVYNMGEMVYENEYFVPCTAESAIKILENCMDLEGKNIVVIGRSINVGKAAAIMLERKNRSATVTITNSRTKNLKELTMKADAVIVAIGKAEYLTKDFIKEGTYIIDVGINFKNGKLFGDVSKDLYDKNYYITPVPGGVGTITSTILMRNVFRAAIKNIKQ from the coding sequence TTGATAATTAAAATAGATAAAGTTTTAGAAAAATTAGAAGATGAAATAGATATTATTAAATCTAAACTCATTAAAACACCAAAAATGATATCTATATCTGATAATTTAACTTCAGCTACAAGATCTTATTTGAAAAGCCAAAAAAAGATAGCAAATAAGTATGGAATAGATTTTTCTGTTATAGAAACAGATGATATAGTCAAAGATTTGAATAAATATAATAATGATAAAAATATAGATGGAATATTTGTATCAAGACCTTTAAAAAATAAGAATTATCAAGAGATAGATATAGCAAGATTATTGAATCCTAACAAAGATATAGAAGGATTGAGTGTTTATAATATGGGAGAAATGGTTTATGAAAACGAATATTTTGTTCCTTGTACAGCAGAATCTGCTATAAAGATATTAGAGAATTGTATGGATTTAGAAGGTAAAAATATAGTAGTTATTGGAAGATCTATTAATGTAGGAAAAGCAGCAGCTATAATGCTTGAAAGAAAGAATAGAAGTGCTACTGTGACAATAACAAATTCAAGGACTAAGAATTTAAAAGAATTGACAATGAAAGCTGATGCGGTTATTGTTGCTATAGGAAAAGCAGAATATTTAACTAAAGATTTTATAAAAGAAGGTACATATATAATAGATGTTGGAATAAATTTTAAAAATGGAAAGCTTTTTGGAGATGTTTCAAAAGATCTGTATGATAAAAATTATTATATAACACCTGTACCTGGAGGAGTTGGAACTATAACTTCAACTATATTAATGAGAAATGTCTTTAGAGCTGCTATAAAGAATATTAAACAATAA
- a CDS encoding M42 family metallopeptidase codes for MEKYIDYSIDKIIELCKTPSPTGFTKKAIKKLEKIFKEIGYEYNITNKGSLIVDLGGEGNAVAFAAHIDTLGAMVRSIKDNGRIRLTRLGGFPLNFVETENCIIHTRDLKEYSGTIQVIHPAVHVYSDAGSMKREEQNMELIIDEKVFNKEDVQKLGIQTGDFVSFDSRSVYTESGFIKSRHLDDKASAGILIGIAKYIKENNIKLNRKVYIIFTTYEEVGHGGSFVPADIKEMISVDMGAVGEDLETNEFKVSICSKDSGGPYDYEVTTDLINIAKKLDLNYAIDVYPYYGSDVEATLRAGYDIKHALIGPGVFASHGYERTHKEGIENTFKLILDYISK; via the coding sequence ATGGAAAAATACATAGATTATTCTATTGATAAGATTATAGAGCTTTGTAAAACTCCAAGTCCTACTGGATTTACAAAAAAAGCTATAAAAAAATTGGAAAAAATATTTAAAGAAATAGGATATGAATATAATATTACAAATAAAGGGTCTTTAATAGTAGATCTTGGTGGGGAAGGAAATGCAGTAGCTTTTGCAGCACATATTGATACATTAGGTGCAATGGTGAGAAGTATTAAAGATAATGGGAGAATAAGGCTTACACGTTTAGGAGGATTCCCTTTAAATTTTGTTGAAACTGAAAATTGTATAATTCATACAAGAGATTTAAAAGAATACAGCGGAACTATTCAAGTTATTCATCCAGCTGTTCATGTTTATTCAGATGCAGGATCTATGAAAAGAGAAGAACAAAACATGGAATTAATTATAGATGAAAAAGTATTTAATAAAGAAGATGTGCAAAAGTTAGGAATTCAAACCGGAGACTTTGTATCATTTGATTCAAGAAGTGTTTATACAGAATCTGGTTTTATAAAAAGTCGTCACTTGGATGATAAAGCATCTGCTGGTATTCTTATAGGAATTGCAAAATATATAAAAGAAAATAATATAAAATTGAATAGAAAAGTTTATATTATTTTTACAACATATGAAGAAGTTGGGCATGGTGGTTCATTTGTTCCGGCTGATATTAAAGAAATGATATCAGTTGATATGGGGGCTGTGGGAGAAGATCTTGAAACTAATGAATTTAAAGTATCTATATGTTCTAAAGATTCTGGCGGACCTTATGATTATGAAGTTACTACAGATTTGATAAATATAGCAAAAAAACTTGATTTAAATTATGCAATAGATGTATATCCATATTATGGTTCTGATGTTGAAGCTACTTTGAGAGCAGGATATGATATAAAACATGCATTAATAGGACCTGGAGTATTTGCTTCTCATGGTTATGAAAGAACTCATAAAGAAGGAATAGAAAATACTTTTAAATTGATTTTAGATTATATAAGCAAATAA
- the nadE gene encoding NAD(+) synthase — protein MEKEVQKIKEFIYSFYSKYSYNGIIIGISGGIDSAVCAKLCVDSVGKESVFGLLLPERDSDKQTISDSKLVCDHLNIKYKIINLKPILKSMKVYKLQPPSFFIPRKIQEKYVKKRWANESPDTFISDLKDEGNKSFLEGLAYYRVKHRVRLNLLYFEAEKKGYCVAGTTNKTEEKSGFYVKYGDDSSDIEPLIHLYKTEVIEMANFLNIPDKIINKSPSPDLIPGITDEFAMGISYKDLDRILIKKEKNISLNDEDPKKVQRVDKILQSNIKRKIKNISLKRTDQ, from the coding sequence ATGGAAAAAGAAGTACAAAAAATTAAAGAATTTATATATTCGTTTTATAGTAAATATTCATATAATGGAATAATTATAGGTATAAGTGGCGGAATTGATTCTGCTGTATGTGCAAAATTATGTGTTGATTCAGTTGGAAAAGAGTCTGTCTTTGGTCTTTTACTTCCCGAAAGAGATTCTGATAAACAAACTATATCTGATTCTAAATTAGTATGTGATCATCTAAATATAAAATATAAAATAATAAATTTAAAACCTATATTGAAATCAATGAAAGTCTATAAATTACAACCTCCTTCGTTTTTTATACCGAGAAAAATTCAAGAAAAATATGTAAAAAAAAGATGGGCAAATGAATCTCCAGATACTTTTATATCAGACTTAAAAGATGAAGGAAATAAATCTTTTTTAGAAGGATTAGCATATTATAGAGTAAAACATAGAGTAAGACTTAATCTTCTCTACTTTGAAGCAGAAAAAAAAGGATATTGTGTTGCAGGCACTACAAATAAAACTGAAGAAAAAAGTGGTTTTTATGTCAAATATGGTGACGATTCCAGTGATATAGAGCCATTAATTCATTTATACAAAACAGAAGTAATAGAAATGGCTAATTTTTTGAATATACCAGATAAAATAATAAATAAATCTCCATCACCAGATCTTATACCTGGTATAACAGATGAATTTGCAATGGGTATAAGTTATAAAGATTTAGACAGAATACTCATAAAAAAAGAAAAAAACATTTCTTTAAATGATGAAGATCCTAAAAAAGTTCAAAGAGTAGATAAAATATTACAAAGTAATATTAAAAGAAAAATAAAAAATATTAGTTTAAAAAGGACTGATCAATAA
- a CDS encoding tyrosine-type recombinase/integrase: MNELTDNYIEEFLSHLKFIKRRADSTIKEYKKILNNYNKYMKKYGLNKIAFLKYLEDSSQLSPRTIKLRIVVLRSFLNYLYENNYINGLNYWKDANAKIPEQSPKGINNVQETILFDIIQKENKFDYIFFNLLLKVGLRISEALNLKKENIIFYNDHAELIITGKGAKERILKITLEYAENLIKTSGKDYVFEISDSLPTQRTMQRRFKKYVLMANQKIDILKQSGKNINYINATPHALRHTCAKKLLNSGKNLEEVRYILGHTNISTTGIYIRSENHTSLLDNI, from the coding sequence ATGAATGAATTAACAGATAATTATATAGAAGAATTTTTGTCTCATTTGAAATTTATAAAAAGAAGAGCAGACTCTACAATTAAAGAGTATAAAAAAATACTAAATAATTATAATAAGTATATGAAAAAATATGGATTAAATAAAATAGCCTTTTTAAAATATTTAGAAGACTCTTCACAACTCTCGCCAAGAACTATAAAACTTCGTATTGTTGTTCTGAGATCTTTTCTAAATTATTTATATGAAAATAATTATATTAATGGTTTAAACTATTGGAAAGACGCTAATGCTAAAATACCTGAACAATCTCCTAAAGGCATAAATAATGTTCAAGAAACAATACTATTTGATATAATACAAAAAGAAAACAAATTTGACTATATATTTTTTAATCTATTATTGAAAGTAGGATTAAGAATTTCAGAAGCTTTAAATCTAAAGAAAGAAAATATAATTTTTTATAATGATCATGCTGAATTGATAATAACAGGTAAAGGTGCAAAGGAAAGAATCTTAAAAATAACTTTAGAATATGCAGAAAATCTCATAAAAACTTCTGGAAAAGATTATGTATTTGAAATATCTGACTCATTGCCAACACAAAGAACTATGCAAAGAAGATTTAAAAAATATGTTCTAATGGCAAATCAAAAAATAGATATTTTAAAACAATCTGGTAAAAATATAAATTATATAAATGCAACACCTCATGCTCTTAGACATACCTGTGCTAAAAAACTATTAAATTCTGGAAAAAATCTCGAAGAAGTTAGATATATACTTGGACATACAAATATATCTACAACAGGTATATATATAAGATCTGAAAATCACACATCATTATTAGATAATATATAG
- a CDS encoding DMT family transporter: protein MNNNKILTNKYMVIFLAFICCILWGSAFPVLKISYSEMNLNSNDIWEKVVFAGIRFLGSSIILFTYLIFNKKGINNLKIKDRNILFELFLLGLLQTTIQYFFFYNGLANTSGMKGAILQSSSTFITVILAHFIYNNDKINFNKIIGLLTGILGIIFSNWGKDFSFDFNFFGEGFLIFAGIISSFGTFLAKRLSKNIHPFLVSAWQMFMGSILMIIIGVFHMKKPLEFTTLSLTLLIYSSFLSAIAFGLWYSLLKYNKAGEVSIYRFMIPVSGSILSVLFIPDEKFSIQILFALFMVAIGIFAVNYKKK, encoded by the coding sequence ATGAATAATAATAAAATTCTTACAAATAAGTATATGGTTATTTTTCTTGCTTTCATTTGTTGTATTTTATGGGGAAGTGCTTTTCCAGTATTGAAAATATCATATTCTGAGATGAATCTAAACTCTAATGATATTTGGGAAAAAGTAGTTTTTGCAGGTATAAGATTTTTAGGATCAAGTATAATTCTTTTTACATATTTAATTTTTAATAAAAAAGGAATAAATAATCTAAAAATTAAAGATAGAAATATTTTATTTGAACTTTTTTTGTTAGGACTTTTACAAACAACTATTCAATATTTTTTCTTTTATAATGGATTGGCAAATACTTCTGGAATGAAAGGGGCTATTTTACAATCTTCAAGTACTTTTATAACTGTTATATTAGCTCATTTTATATATAATAATGATAAAATAAATTTTAATAAAATTATAGGACTTTTAACAGGCATTTTAGGAATTATATTTTCAAATTGGGGCAAAGACTTTAGTTTTGATTTTAATTTTTTTGGAGAAGGGTTTTTAATTTTTGCTGGTATTATATCTTCTTTTGGTACTTTTCTTGCTAAAAGATTATCTAAAAATATACATCCTTTTTTAGTTTCTGCTTGGCAAATGTTTATGGGATCTATTCTTATGATAATTATTGGTGTTTTTCATATGAAAAAACCACTTGAATTTACTACTTTATCATTAACTCTTTTAATCTATTCTTCTTTTTTATCTGCAATAGCTTTTGGGTTATGGTATTCCTTACTTAAATATAATAAAGCAGGAGAAGTTAGTATTTATAGATTTATGATTCCAGTTTCAGGAAGTATACTTTCTGTTTTGTTTATTCCAGATGAAAAATTTAGTATTCAAATTTTATTTGCACTATTTATGGTTGCAATAGGTATCTTTGCAGTTAATTATAAAAAGAAATAA